The proteins below come from a single Prolixibacter sp. NT017 genomic window:
- a CDS encoding UDP-2,3-diacylglucosamine diphosphatase: protein MTKRRKVDLVVLSDIHLGTGGSHAVELLKYLKSIRPKTLILNGDIIDIWQFRKRYFPKSHLKVIKHLLGMASKRTTVYYITGNHDEMFRRFSGLKIGKLKIVNQLELDLDGNRSWFFHGDVFDVVMQYSKWLAKLGAIGYDTLIWLNTKVNWINRQFGFEPVSFSKKVKNSVKGAVKYINSFEDTAASLGARKGYKNIVCGHIHHPEIKELEFPQGNITYLNSGDWIENLTSLEYNDGEWKIFSFRDDFVEEDGFTPNEREQLVDFDPKELFQILLNEFQAEA, encoded by the coding sequence ATGACTAAACGAAGAAAAGTTGACCTGGTGGTTCTGTCCGACATTCACCTTGGAACCGGCGGAAGCCACGCTGTCGAATTGCTGAAATACCTTAAAAGCATTCGTCCCAAAACCTTAATTCTGAACGGTGACATCATCGACATCTGGCAGTTCAGGAAACGCTATTTCCCAAAATCACATTTGAAAGTAATCAAACATCTGCTGGGAATGGCGTCCAAGCGAACCACCGTGTATTACATTACCGGGAACCACGACGAAATGTTCCGTCGTTTCAGCGGACTGAAAATTGGCAAGCTGAAAATAGTCAACCAACTGGAGCTGGACCTGGACGGAAACCGCAGCTGGTTTTTCCACGGCGATGTTTTTGATGTGGTGATGCAGTATTCCAAATGGCTGGCCAAACTCGGTGCAATCGGATACGATACCTTAATTTGGCTAAATACAAAAGTCAACTGGATCAACCGTCAATTCGGATTTGAACCCGTTTCCTTCTCAAAAAAGGTGAAGAACTCGGTGAAAGGCGCCGTTAAATACATCAACTCTTTCGAAGACACGGCTGCATCGTTAGGCGCACGGAAGGGTTACAAAAACATTGTCTGCGGCCACATTCATCACCCCGAGATCAAAGAACTGGAATTCCCGCAAGGAAACATTACCTACCTGAATTCCGGCGATTGGATTGAAAACCTCACCAGCCTGGAGTACAACGATGGCGAGTGGAAGATTTTCAGTTTCCGTGACGACTTCGTGGAGGAAGACGGCTTTACTCCCAACGAACGTGAACAACTGGTCGACTTCGATCCGAAAGAACTTTTCCAGATACTGTTAAACGAATTTCAAGCGGAAGCGTGA
- a CDS encoding SDR family oxidoreductase: MKILLTGATGYIGKRLLPVLLEQGHEVVCCVRDKQRFAANNLPSDQLTILEIDFLSIKSVEQFPTGIDVAYYLIHSMSSSIDSFDVLEAQTAMNFRKFAEEAGVQQVIYLGGISNDKKLSKHLQSRQKVGDILAGGNYHTTILQAGIIVGSGSASFEIIRDLVEKLPFMVTPRWVLTKSQPIAIRDVIYYLTQVLLDERFFDQRFDIGGPEILTYREMMIQFARARGLKRYIVTVPVMTPRLSSYWLYFVTAISYKLAVNLVDSMKVEVVCKDNRLSEMLGHQPISFREAVKLAYDRIEQNMVISSWKDAFASGRLEGNLSRHIEVPRFGCFKDVKRKKVDVSEKAVLENIWSIGGERGWYYANWLWKLRGLLDKLVGGVGLRRGRRLPNEIKNGDALDFWRVLYADKEGGRLLLFAEMKLPGEAWLEFKMVRGNEHTWLYQVATFRPRGLFGRLYWYLSQPFHFFIFRGMIRQIVRSRPESDA; this comes from the coding sequence GTGAAGATATTACTGACTGGTGCTACGGGTTATATCGGGAAAAGGCTTCTCCCGGTTTTGTTGGAACAGGGACATGAAGTGGTTTGCTGTGTACGCGACAAGCAAAGGTTCGCAGCGAATAACCTGCCTTCGGATCAACTTACTATTCTGGAAATTGATTTTCTGAGTATTAAATCAGTTGAACAATTTCCTACCGGGATTGATGTGGCTTATTACTTAATACATTCCATGTCCTCGTCCATCGATTCGTTCGATGTGCTGGAAGCTCAAACGGCGATGAATTTTCGGAAGTTCGCAGAGGAAGCTGGTGTTCAGCAGGTCATTTATCTTGGTGGCATTAGCAATGACAAAAAGCTTTCGAAGCATTTGCAATCGAGGCAGAAAGTCGGAGATATTCTGGCGGGAGGCAACTACCATACAACCATTTTACAGGCAGGAATTATTGTCGGTTCGGGAAGTGCCTCGTTCGAGATTATACGCGATTTGGTCGAGAAACTTCCCTTCATGGTAACGCCCCGGTGGGTACTGACCAAATCTCAGCCGATTGCCATTCGCGACGTTATTTATTACCTGACGCAGGTTTTGCTGGATGAACGCTTTTTCGATCAACGTTTCGATATCGGAGGTCCGGAAATTCTTACCTACCGGGAAATGATGATTCAGTTTGCCAGGGCTAGAGGGTTGAAACGATACATTGTTACCGTTCCGGTTATGACGCCCCGTTTGTCATCCTACTGGCTATATTTTGTCACGGCTATATCATACAAGTTGGCCGTCAACCTGGTCGACAGCATGAAAGTTGAAGTCGTATGTAAGGATAATCGGTTGTCGGAAATGCTTGGACATCAACCAATTTCCTTTCGGGAAGCCGTGAAGCTGGCTTATGACCGGATTGAGCAGAATATGGTAATTTCGAGTTGGAAGGATGCTTTTGCCAGCGGCCGTCTGGAGGGGAACCTGTCAAGACATATTGAGGTACCTCGGTTTGGTTGTTTTAAAGACGTGAAAAGAAAAAAAGTAGATGTATCGGAAAAAGCAGTGCTTGAAAATATTTGGTCAATTGGCGGCGAGCGGGGCTGGTATTATGCTAACTGGCTTTGGAAATTACGCGGACTGCTCGATAAGCTGGTTGGAGGTGTCGGTTTAAGACGTGGCCGGAGGCTTCCGAACGAGATAAAAAACGGCGATGCACTGGACTTTTGGCGGGTTTTGTATGCCGATAAAGAGGGGGGACGGTTATTGCTTTTTGCTGAAATGAAACTACCCGGCGAGGCTTGGCTGGAGTTTAAGATGGTTCGTGGAAACGAACATACCTGGCTTTACCAGGTGGCGACTTTTCGTCCGCGAGGGTTGTTTGGGCGTTTATACTGGTATTTGAGCCAGCCTTTTCACTTCTTCATTTTCCGGGGAATGATTCGTCAAATTGTTCGTTCTCGCCCTGAATCCGATGCATAG